Proteins encoded by one window of Deinococcus yavapaiensis KR-236:
- a CDS encoding AAA family ATPase, whose protein sequence is MGKKNKHRAHHSNRPHVSSPASPPASPPTPVGTPTFGVSSAFQQSLQQISALHVQAHDSSSVAERAEALPPTTPPPTDVQQALRKAQEAAELYHAKARTADRKAEEADKRSAAAAKSGEELKQERASLDALRAHVRQGERTLDERERAIDERDVGLLERDERLMQREAEAETGFLKRREAILAPLREEVARLTKEARDAQTELLKQHQAHQQELRSVREGHAAKLHEQEREHEERLTAARATVRKELEELEEKKRRLERLQQRLHEEQQDLAEEREYVNERARQRVAGDLERLEGEIHSLHDRLNAARRERERLERQLDERNTALEQFGDRSPEELLQELRALKRERDKLRDQVSQRPSADATARLRALEAERDAWDATRVQQLQEINELKQRLHRAGIAVTELESLRDRKDALDTQVTLLQTALRELKADVDKHITSTDGKSVFPACTSMDENLALHAEPDLDVDAPDLAAFVREVQTRIAADRDMPRQYGLRTLRSFLGGLAMSKLHLLQGISGTGKTSLPLAFARAIGGERAVTEVQSGWRDKADLIGHFNAFERRFYESEFLQALYRAHLPRYRDVPFIIVLDEMNLSHPEQYFASILSALENPERKQLPLMEASVEPAPAHLRDARILDLPDNVWFVGTANHDETTKDFADKTYDRAHVMELPRHFEDVPARTLPPRLPLAYSALSASFEAAVERHGAAADVAYNYLQSTLGTLLHERFDLNWGNRLQTQMARYVPVVIAAGGSLGEATDHVLATKVLRKIHNKFDVRPEDLIDLQRTLDATWSKLDARTSPEQSRATVARALQRLGVLPTVPA, encoded by the coding sequence ATGGGAAAAAAGAACAAGCACCGCGCTCACCACTCGAATCGACCGCACGTGTCCTCTCCCGCGTCGCCGCCCGCCTCGCCGCCCACGCCCGTCGGCACGCCCACGTTCGGCGTGTCGTCGGCGTTTCAGCAGTCGCTGCAGCAAATCTCGGCGCTACACGTCCAAGCGCACGACAGCAGCAGCGTCGCCGAACGCGCCGAGGCGTTGCCGCCCACGACGCCACCACCGACGGACGTGCAGCAAGCGTTGCGGAAAGCGCAAGAAGCCGCCGAGTTGTACCACGCGAAAGCCCGTACCGCCGACCGGAAAGCCGAAGAGGCCGACAAGCGCAGCGCCGCCGCCGCGAAAAGCGGCGAGGAGCTCAAGCAGGAACGCGCCTCTCTCGACGCGTTGCGCGCGCACGTGCGGCAAGGCGAGCGCACGCTCGACGAGCGTGAACGCGCGATCGACGAACGCGACGTCGGGCTGCTCGAACGTGACGAGCGTTTGATGCAGCGGGAAGCCGAAGCGGAAACGGGTTTCTTGAAGCGTCGCGAAGCGATCCTCGCGCCGCTGCGCGAAGAAGTCGCGCGACTCACCAAAGAAGCGCGCGACGCGCAAACCGAGCTGCTCAAGCAGCATCAAGCGCATCAGCAAGAGTTGCGCTCGGTGCGCGAAGGACACGCCGCGAAGCTGCACGAGCAAGAACGCGAGCACGAAGAGCGCTTGACGGCGGCGCGCGCCACCGTCCGGAAGGAACTGGAGGAACTCGAAGAGAAGAAGCGCCGCTTGGAGCGGCTGCAGCAACGCCTGCACGAAGAACAGCAAGATCTCGCCGAGGAACGCGAGTACGTCAACGAACGCGCGCGGCAACGCGTCGCCGGGGATTTGGAGCGCTTGGAAGGTGAAATTCACTCGCTGCACGACCGCTTGAACGCGGCGCGGCGCGAACGTGAACGACTCGAACGGCAATTGGACGAACGCAACACCGCCTTGGAGCAGTTCGGTGATCGCTCGCCCGAGGAGTTGCTGCAAGAACTGCGGGCGTTGAAACGCGAACGCGACAAGCTGCGCGATCAAGTGTCGCAACGTCCCAGCGCGGACGCGACCGCGCGGCTGCGCGCCTTGGAAGCCGAGCGCGACGCGTGGGACGCGACGCGCGTGCAGCAACTGCAGGAAATCAACGAGCTCAAGCAACGCTTGCACCGCGCGGGCATCGCCGTGACTGAACTCGAAAGTCTCCGTGACCGCAAGGATGCCCTCGACACGCAAGTGACGTTGCTGCAAACGGCGTTGCGCGAACTCAAAGCCGACGTCGACAAGCACATCACCAGCACGGACGGCAAAAGCGTCTTCCCCGCGTGCACCAGCATGGACGAGAACCTCGCCTTGCACGCCGAACCAGACTTGGATGTGGACGCGCCGGACCTGGCGGCGTTCGTGCGAGAAGTGCAAACGCGCATCGCCGCCGACCGGGACATGCCGCGCCAGTACGGCTTGCGGACCTTGCGCAGCTTCCTCGGCGGGCTCGCCATGAGCAAGTTGCACTTGCTGCAAGGCATCAGCGGGACCGGCAAGACCAGCTTGCCGCTCGCGTTCGCCCGCGCGATCGGCGGCGAGCGCGCCGTGACGGAAGTGCAGTCCGGTTGGCGTGACAAAGCCGACTTGATCGGGCACTTCAACGCGTTCGAGCGTCGTTTTTACGAATCGGAGTTTCTGCAAGCGTTGTACCGCGCGCATCTGCCTCGGTACCGCGACGTGCCGTTCATCATCGTGCTCGACGAGATGAACTTGTCGCATCCCGAGCAGTACTTCGCGAGCATCCTCTCGGCGTTGGAGAATCCGGAACGCAAGCAGTTGCCGTTGATGGAAGCGAGCGTCGAACCGGCCCCGGCGCACTTACGGGACGCGCGCATTCTTGACTTGCCGGACAACGTGTGGTTCGTCGGGACCGCCAACCACGACGAAACCACGAAGGATTTCGCCGACAAGACGTACGACCGCGCGCACGTCATGGAGTTGCCTCGTCACTTCGAGGACGTGCCGGCCCGCACCCTCCCGCCTCGTTTGCCGTTGGCGTACAGCGCGCTCAGCGCGTCGTTCGAAGCGGCGGTCGAACGGCACGGTGCGGCGGCGGACGTGGCGTACAACTACTTGCAAAGCACCTTGGGTACCTTGCTGCACGAACGCTTCGACCTCAATTGGGGCAACCGCTTGCAAACGCAGATGGCGCGGTACGTGCCAGTGGTGATCGCCGCGGGCGGCAGTTTGGGTGAAGCGACCGATCACGTGCTCGCGACGAAAGTGCTGCGCAAGATTCACAACAAGTTCGACGTGCGCCCCGAGGACTTGATCGACTTGCAGCGCACGCTGGACGCCACGTGGTCCAAGCTCGACGCTCGCACGTCGCCGGAGCAGTCGCGCGCCACCGTCGCGCGCGCCTTGCAACGCTTGGGCGTGCTGCCCACCGTGCCCGCATGA
- a CDS encoding tyrosine-type recombinase/integrase, with translation MISKGKVTAWRGLASYIDSDTGRKHRKSVTRKTKIEARRALRALIASLPKAQRVSRRKARQDSLPAASDSASTLAFLHRWLAFKAREVRPTSLRSYTGTLLHLVPHLGHVPLTDLTALHVEDAVSALLASGKSMKTVASALHTLRMALRQGVRWGALERNVAEQVRRLRTPAARLKVWTPWEARAFLDAAQGHRLYPLFALALSTGMRKGELLGVRWSDVNFERAELVVRGQLVRGVSGAWELGEPKTPASRRTLPLAADMLEILRAHEREERAWHGTHTADAFVFRRSSGAFMDASNVSRVFRMLTRRAGVPRLRFHDLRHTAASLMIRRGVSAKLVSDRLGHADVAFTLRVYTHLYDDQRRDAALSFDQLLAADRDRAAFDANPNLLRQLEELLHALRSGSSS, from the coding sequence GTGATCAGCAAGGGGAAAGTCACCGCGTGGCGCGGCCTCGCTTCGTACATCGACTCGGACACGGGTCGGAAGCACCGTAAGTCCGTCACGCGGAAGACCAAGATCGAAGCGCGCCGTGCGCTACGCGCCCTCATCGCGTCCCTCCCGAAAGCGCAGCGTGTTTCCCGTCGAAAAGCCCGCCAAGATAGCTTGCCAGCGGCGAGCGATTCGGCGAGCACCTTGGCGTTTCTGCATCGCTGGTTGGCGTTCAAGGCCCGGGAGGTACGGCCGACATCGCTACGATCGTACACGGGAACGTTGCTGCACCTTGTTCCACACCTCGGGCACGTGCCTTTGACGGACCTCACGGCGTTGCACGTGGAGGACGCCGTGAGCGCCCTTCTCGCGAGCGGGAAGTCGATGAAGACGGTCGCGTCGGCACTGCACACGTTGCGCATGGCGTTGCGGCAAGGCGTGCGGTGGGGCGCGCTCGAGCGCAACGTCGCCGAGCAAGTGCGGCGCTTACGAACGCCTGCTGCGCGGCTCAAGGTCTGGACGCCATGGGAAGCACGCGCTTTCTTGGACGCCGCGCAAGGCCATCGGTTGTATCCGTTGTTCGCGCTGGCCCTCAGTACGGGCATGCGCAAAGGCGAGTTGCTCGGCGTGCGGTGGAGCGACGTGAACTTCGAGCGGGCCGAACTCGTCGTGCGAGGGCAACTCGTGCGTGGTGTGAGCGGCGCGTGGGAGCTCGGCGAGCCGAAGACGCCTGCAAGTCGCCGAACCCTGCCGCTCGCCGCGGACATGCTCGAAATTTTGCGCGCGCACGAACGCGAGGAGCGCGCATGGCACGGTACGCACACGGCGGACGCTTTCGTCTTTCGCCGTTCGAGCGGCGCGTTCATGGACGCGTCGAACGTGTCACGCGTCTTCCGCATGTTGACGCGGCGAGCGGGCGTGCCGCGCTTGCGTTTCCATGATCTTCGGCATACGGCGGCCAGCTTGATGATTCGCCGTGGGGTGAGTGCGAAACTCGTCTCGGATCGGCTCGGGCACGCGGACGTCGCGTTCACGCTGCGGGTGTACACGCATTTGTACGACGATCAGCGTCGTGACGCCGCGTTGAGCTTCGATCAATTGTTGGCGGCGGATCGAGATCGCGCGGCGTTCGACGCGAACCCGAACTTGCTGCGCCAGTTGGAGGAGTTGTTGCATGCCCTGCGAAGTGGCTCGTCGAGTTGA
- a CDS encoding IS630 family transposase → MSTAFDRRCARWAYRRRSRPSGRSNATTSRSRPSQKKRCSRSKKVAAEGGTLVFIDETGSSLKTTVGRTWAPRGKTPIIKTHLRWHSLSIIGAITSNGRVFQNTYPHAIRAVHVVAFLEHLLFFVPGPITVILDRAGIHRAKVVQAFVAAQPRLRVVYLPPYAPELNPVELLWAYVKRHVLGNFVAKDLRDLKRRWTQGFAVVRRRAPQKPRAGVLPACARLTSTVVNNRCSLRPTISKHRVYFLKSRMIILTKMPPAKRAAAATGSDFLEVACRKTSM, encoded by the coding sequence ATGTCGACGGCCTTCGACCGAAGATGCGCACGTTGGGCTTATCGCCGCAGAAGCCGACCAAGCGGGCGATCGAACGCAACGACGAGCAGATCGAGACCTTCGCAAAAGAAACGCTGCTCGAGATCAAAAAAAGTCGCCGCTGAGGGTGGCACGCTCGTCTTCATTGATGAGACGGGGAGCAGCCTCAAGACCACCGTGGGACGCACGTGGGCCCCGAGGGGCAAGACGCCGATCATCAAGACGCACCTCAGATGGCACAGCCTGTCCATCATCGGAGCGATCACGTCGAACGGACGGGTATTTCAGAACACGTACCCACACGCGATTCGAGCGGTGCACGTGGTGGCGTTCTTGGAGCATCTGCTGTTCTTCGTGCCAGGGCCGATCACCGTGATCTTGGACCGTGCGGGCATTCACCGAGCGAAGGTGGTGCAAGCATTCGTGGCGGCGCAGCCTCGTCTTCGGGTGGTGTACTTGCCGCCGTACGCCCCAGAGCTGAACCCCGTGGAGTTGCTGTGGGCGTACGTCAAGCGACACGTGCTGGGCAACTTCGTGGCGAAGGACCTGCGGGATCTCAAGCGGCGGTGGACGCAGGGCTTCGCGGTCGTGCGCCGCCGTGCGCCGCAAAAACCTCGTGCCGGCGTTCTTCCAGCATGCGCCCGCCTAACTTCCACCGTCGTCAATAATCGATGTTCACTGCGACCGACCATCAGCAAACATCGCGTCTATTTCTTGAAGAGCCGCATGATAATACTCACCAAGATGCCACCTGCGAAGAGAGCGGCCGCAGCCACAGGATCGGATTTCTTGGAGGTCGCGTGCAGGAAGACAAGCATGTAA